Genomic DNA from Coffea eugenioides isolate CCC68of unplaced genomic scaffold, Ceug_1.0 ScVebR1_2578;HRSCAF=3630, whole genome shotgun sequence:
ATGAATCTCATCATCACTCATATTCTTTCTCCTGATGGAATAACCAATTTTCCTTCCATTGCAGAATACAGCCCACACAAACTCCTCCAAAACCTTCTTTTTACGAGTTTTCGTATCGCTTTCTAGAGCAAACCTGACAACATCGGACCCCATTTCTTTATGAAATGCAGTTGTGAGCATCGGTAGCTCAATCACAAAAATAGGCAAACGATGAGGATCTTCTTGAATAGCTAGGCTCACTCTCCCTCTACGGTACCCAAACAAAGTTACTGTCGTAGCATTGTCTGTCAGCAAATGTTTCCGTGGCCTGCCCAACAGTGCTACCATTTTGCAACCCGTGGTTAACATAGGCAGAAGCTTGAACATGCGAAAGAGGCCTCCAGCGCCACCGCCGGTGCCACCTGATTTTGGTTTCTTGTCTGGATTGGTGGGACGTTGCAGCAGTGATAGTAAGACGTGATTTTCCATTTTGTGGAATGTGTTAGGGTGTAAAAAAGGCAGAGGCATTGAGGGGTTTtgcaaatattaaatttaagcAAGGGATGGTGTGCAGGTGTTGGCTATGTTATGGAATAGTGTGGGAAGTGTTTAGTTTGTATTTATAGGAAGTTGTGAAGGTCACCAGACGGATTGCTCTTAGAATCATTTTTGCCCTTTTCAATGGTGGGGAAGGAAAGAGAAACACTTTTAACTCAAGTTGGCTCCAATTGAAACTTGACTGAGAAGCAGGGCAATGTGATTCCTTCTGTTACTCAACATTGTTGTGTTCCTTAGGAGTTAGCTTTAATGGCTAAAGCTGATGTGACAAAGTCCTAAAATTTTAGGGGATTTGACGCTTCAACaactaaaattttcaattgtacGAGATAACATATAACCAAATGCAGTCAATGTAAACACTAAgataacacacacacacacacacacacacacacatatatatatacacacacacactaaaACAGCAAACGACTACTATATATATTCACTTGTAGGTGGATTTGTAATTCACAATTACCatctaatttcttttttttttttgcttgataTAGAAGTATAGAATTTATTAATCAAATAATGTTCGCAGCATTAAGAGTGGAAAGGACGAAGTCTGGGGGAATAGAATCCCACCAAGAAATCTCCACGATGAATAGATAGAACTTCAACTCGGAGAGGGAAAAAGGGAGAGTGTTTGATCAATGGGATAAGACGAAGCAAGTGGACCACAAGTACACAAAGTGGGGAAGGTAGAGGAAGAAAAAATTCTATAAAGATGGAAAAGGTAGTATTATTATGCTGGTAACAGCATGTGCCTGGCTGGTTATTTCATGGCGCATCCACATCATTTGTTGCTTTTTCAAACCCAGTCCTGATGAGGATTCAATAGATGCAGTTCATCTTACCCCTAACATCACTTGCCTGTTGTCCATTTGAGTTAGTGTTCACTTTTTCAGGACTAGTAACACACCCTTTATCTCCATCACTATCAGCACCTCAATTTCTTCGACCACATAAACACGTCCGAAAGTTACATACACTACTAAGATTGTTTTGGCAACAacattaggaaatggactaGGCCCCGACTGTGTTCGGCATGTTTCATTTGTGACCTAACTAGCTAGAAAAACTCAAGTTCTCGATTTGGTTTTAGTAGTTTTTCAAGCATCATAAAAGGCTTATGTGATATGGGGGtgttgggtgtcaaaccagcaaaaataaaattcctactcttaagtcacgaattaagtccactatggtactggagcagggacttaggctgtgcaatgggttactagcttcaccctggtgccagagtttgcttgatccgatataccaaagtgtattaattacgtgaaagacaaaattcgaatatagcagcgagcagggtcgaatccacagggacttgggaatttattttgaatgaatgtaacattaaataaaaatgggggaagttgatatggaactgtctaatttaattgctcaaattaaaaatataaagtaaattgacggaaggaaaatctctagtcaaaggtataatctccacttatggttcgaatcactgatcacagatgcagagataaaatctttcatttacaaataaactggttatggttgtcaacaagctctgacaacctgcctaaccttactgattcgataaccacaacaagctctgtagttattgccctagccaattaagcagtcctaaacacgctcttaggatttaacctattgacagcattaatcattagactggccaccaattataaccaacaaacacacacgctcggtttatttaggctatatcatatatttccgcaacaacgactcaaaagtttctactacaattgaatcatatcacttgccacatgcactaaaattacccaacaattacggattgagcactcttagatggctgttaattactcacacaa
This window encodes:
- the LOC113756985 gene encoding protein MIZU-KUSSEI 1-like, with translation MPLPFLHPNTFHKMENHVLLSLLQRPTNPDKKPKSGGTGGGAGGLFRMFKLLPMLTTGCKMVALLGRPRKHLLTDNATTVTLFGYRRGRVSLAIQEDPHRLPIFVIELPMLTTAFHKEMGSDVVRFALESDTKTRKKKVLEEFVWAVFCNGRKIGYSIRRKNMSDDEIHVMQLLRGVSMGAGVLPSPHEKETGDGELTYIRARFERTVGSKDSESLYMINPDGASGQELSFFFVRLR